Within Equus przewalskii isolate Varuska chromosome 9, EquPr2, whole genome shotgun sequence, the genomic segment CTAAGCTTGTTTGTGTACTTACTGCTTTTGTCACTTGATATTTGTGTATTGTGTTTTTACCAATGTCCAAGAAATAAGGAACATTATTAAAGTCTTTTATACTGAGATCATGCAGTCAACACGAAAGAGCCAATGCACACCTAGGCATTCattgttctcttctttcctagAAGTTGAAAATGTTGATGATCACTTGTGGGGACACTTGCATAACCAAAGATGTCTAAAGAGAATGGAACAATGCTATGAGCATAAGGCCTGTGAAAACATTGTTCATCCAGACCAACATCATTTTCCTTTAAGGCCAAATCATGGAAAAACTCTGAAATCAAATTTAAGTTTAGTCAATGAGAACACAAGCTGTGAAATAAAGAAGCGTGTTGAGTGTAATGGAGATAGGAAATCCTTTCTCCTTACAAAGCATGAGCAAATTCATACTAAAATTGCCTGAAATTGCAAAACCCATCAGCACTAAGGCTCAGTTTATTAAGCCTCAGAGAGCtcacaaaattgagaaaccccaCATAGTCACTGAATGTGGGGAATTCTTCATCAGGAAGTCTCAGTTCACtaaacatcagagaattcacctGGGAGAGAAACCCCATGGATGCAATAGATGTGAGAAATCATATACCGCAAAGTTCAGGCTCACTGAACACCAGAaaactcatacaggagagaaaccttatgtATGTGCTGAATGTTGCAAGACCTTTCTCATTGACTCATGTCCCATTTTacatcagaaaattcatactggagagGAACCCTATATATGGAATAATTGTGGATAGGGCTTCACCCAGAAGGTCAGTTTCATTGTACATCAGTGAACTCCGACTGGAGAGAAACTTTATATATGCAGTGAATGCGGACAAGGCTTCATCCAGAAGACAGGTTTCATATCACAACAGGGAGTTCATACAGGCAAGACTCCCTTTGTATGTAGTGACTGGAAAATCCTATTCTCAGAAGTCAGGATCTCATCAAACATCAGAAAATTCACACAGGAGGGAAAGCCTCATAAAGGTAGGAATGTGGGACGCCTTCATCACAAAGCAACAGCTCATTGTCCATCAAAGACCTCGTACAGGAGAGAGATCCTTTGAATGCACTGAGTGTGGGAAAGCTTTTGCCTGTAGTCTTGCCTTATTAAACATAAGAAGATacacacatgggagaaacctgTAGATACAGTGAAGGTGGAAAATCCTTCTGCAGAGTCGCAGCTCCTTACATGCAAGTGAAACCCTGTTAACTCGGTGATTATGCAAATACCTTCTGTAACCCCTCAGACATCATTAAATATCTGTGAGTTCCTAACAAATAGAAACATATTCCTTTCAGAACAGCCTCTTGCTGGATGTGCACCCTTAGGAGATAGCAGGGAATCTGCATGGAGGAAAAAATGCCCTTATAAATGTAGCAAATGTGGTTGTCTTCAGTGATCAATTCCAACACATTTTATGTCTTAACTCATAGGAAAGAAAGTCAGTTACAATTAACGTAGAATCAGATTGAGCAAAAACATTTTAGCTCATTACACAGCTGATAAGTATGTACTGAGAGAAATCATATGAatgcagacacaggaaaagcctGATAAACTCATCCTATGTTAAATATGTGTTGATATAGAGACATAATCTGTTAACCCCAGGACCAATACATACCGATCGCTCAATTTTGTCAGCTAATCTCTGGAATGCCTGAGATAATTTAAGTGAAGAAAAACATTACTGAGATTATTGAAAGAGGTAAGTCATTTGGATCTGGATGTTGCTAGAAATGGAAAACTTTAGGAGAAGACGTTGGTCCAAAAAAGCAGTATCTGATTAACGGAACGTGGGGCACATAAATAATACCAGTTCAGTTTTCCAAGGACAGTGTGAAGTATTAATTGAAAACCAGTACATCTATCATTAATTGTCAGGACTTGATACTATTCAGAGGCACCTAAGAAACAATAGCCTTACACTGAatctatttgttcattcaatgaatttttatcaaGTATGTACTTCCTTTGTACCTGTTACTAATCTACCAGCTGAGCACACAgtggtgaaagaaagagaaatgtcaCTGCCCTTGTGGAATGAGCGCTGAGTTAGCTGAATTGTATGTCAGTGGTACCTTCATACTCCTAACGTACTCAGAGTATGTAAACTCTGCATGAGGTGAAATGGACATGGAGTAATTGGATCAAGGAATTTGTATTTAGAATCaggtaaagttaaaaaaatcctaaaataaagtTTTCCCTAAAGAgactattatttatttgaaagggagaggtggggaggactCCTATTAACAACGTGTAAGTTATCCAGGatacaaatgctttaaaaaaaagtccatgTCTTATCTTCCCACATTGATTACACGTTCCCCGATAGTTTTGCACTAATtctgtagccactagccacatgtggctaggctattcaaatgtaaattaattaaaattaaattaaaaatttagttcctcagtatcaatggccacatttcaagagctcagtaGTTGTTTGTGGCTAGTGACTATGTTATTGGACAGtacagatgtagaacatttctgtcatcacAGAACAGACTGTTGAACGGTGCTGGTTTATAGAAGCATATATTCCTcatgacataaaattaaaacaactatATATTGATATGGAAGATGAATGTGAATGGactaaaagaaaaagtcttttatCATTGTAGAGAATGAGCAATCGGAAGGCAGTTTCTAAAGAATGGAATTGGTCAAAAAGTTTTGTATATCTGTGTTATTAGACTCAATGTCTGTCTGAATATAAATGGAGGCGAGCAGAAAAGGAATAGGATTGTCAGGATAAGTAAAATCAAAATCTTGAAACCCTTGGCTAAGATGGTGGAAAGTATAGAGAGAGGAGGTAAGGTCCCCTGGGGATGTCTTAGAGAAGAAACCTATTTATTTGTTCACAGATGTGTCATCTTCGACAGCCGCTATCATTTCTGAGATGCCATCTCCTCTGTGACCTGCTTAATCGGacatgtgattttccttctttttcattccttcttactGTTATGAGTGGGGCTCTTGTCCTCTCTCCAGAGTCTTTCCTTTGGTCCAATCAAGATATCCTGCCAAAATTTGAGTCCTGCTTAGAGaacaagaaatggaaatttgCTGTGCAGTAGCTGTCTTACATTTCCCTCACAAATCCTGCATTATCAGGTAAATTCACTCCAACATATGTTTTTAAGCAGCTAAGCTTGGCCATCTCAGTACTCAAGATTTTATTCCGTAATGCAATCATTAGATAATTGAGAATGGGAAAATTTCATGATTGATTTGTTTTACCAGGATCGCCTTGCCTGCTCTATGAAGACGAGATAGTACAGGCCGAGGGTGCAAGCAGGGACAATTTTAGTTTCTCAGGTGAGAGACTGGGCTAGCACAGTAATGATGGAGAAGCGAGGAAGGATGGAACTGACTTCCTGCTTTGACCTGCGGTCACATGACTGTATCAGGTGTGTTCTGAGAATTATAATGGCCTGTGGGGTTGAACATAATGCAGGCAAGTAGGTGAACCTGGCATCTGTGTCACAGCCTGTGTTCTCAAGATCTCTGGTTCCTCAGGGGGAGTGAGCCTTCCAGCTcaggggtgggtggaggaggaaaaTATGAGCGGGAGCAGGGCTGGAAGTGGGTAGTAGGCCTGCAGATGGCTGGCAAAGACCTCTTGGTGAGGTGATGCAGAACTGCGGGAAGTACAGTTCTTtgaggtcattttattttttgcacatgAACGATCACAGCAGTTCAATATCCCGAACACTGGAAATAACCCGAAGGTCCACCAACTGGTAAATGATTCAACACGTTTTCTaacacccatacaatggaatactaagcaACAAAAGGGAGCGAACTACTGATATTAAAAACAgtaatgaatttaaaaacaattatgcTGTGTGGAAGAAGCCAGATAAAAAGAGTACGTACACTAAGGTTCTATTCGTAAAATGCAGACTATAGTGACAGAAGGCAGTTCTAATCCTGTCTAGGATGTAGCATGTTCTGTACTTGGGCCAGGCAAGTGGCGTGGTTGGGCTGAGGCTGGGAAGAGGCTCACAACGACCATTGTTCCCACTTTGGGATCGCTGCATGCCCCATATCATCTCGCTTTTCCAAACCTTGTTAGTCTTCGAAAGGCACTGCCACCTGCCAGTCCCACGCTGAGCTCCCCGGAACGCGCTTGTTCCGTACGGACGCCGAACCCCCTCAAAGATGGCCGCGCCCATGGGGCCCTTGCCTAACGGCGCAAGCGCCACAGGGCTAAAGCGTGCTAAAGTTTTTATTCGACTTCTAAATCTTTTCGCAATTAGACTAGTGATCGAGGTGTTCAGAAGTTAATTTCCCACCGAGCTGAGACGTCACAGCTTTAAAAGCCGCTCGGAATGTACGCTGCGCCCTTTGGGTCCTAATGGGCTCTGGCCTTCGAAAACTTTGAGCCGTTCACGGTCCCCTACAACGAGGCCCTGGCCGTTCGCAGGTTACCTCCACGTCATGTCTGCCTTGCGTGAGCTCGAGGCTCTAAAACCTCTTCATTTCCCTTTAAAGGCTGAGGTGCGGGAAAATGGGACAGTTTCAGTAGCGGTCTCTCACCGTCACGTCACTGACGCAAAAGCGGCCGCCAAGTTGTACGTTAGGGTCCCAAAGATGGCGGCCTCCAGAGCGCCGAGGCCATGGCGGCGCGAGTATATTACCTCATAAGGAAAAGCTGGAAGCCCGTATTCCGTTGTCCATAGAAACGCGGCAGAAACGTAGCAGCCCCTCGTCGGACGCTTTCCGGAGAGAGGGCTGAGCGAGAAGAGCAGAACTGAAAGAAGTTTAGGGAAGTAAGTTAGGGTGAGAAGAGGCCGCTGCAGGTCCAGGAGGGAATCAGGTCAGTGTGTGCCTCTCTCTGTAGGAAAGGCGGGGAGAGGAGGCGATCTGTCGGCACCTGCGTAGCTTATGGCTCCTGTGAGTCGATGAAGTTAGCGCAGGGCAGGTTTTGTAtttggaggagagcagagaggagtcTGTACTGGGTGTTTGTGATCGGGGTGTCTTTGGGGTCAACCATGGGGGGCTCTGGTGGTCAGTAATTAAAGGTCTGAATAGATCAACCACCTGGAGTCCCGAGGTCAGGGTTTAGGGTCTTCGCGGGTCACTCCTCTTGTAGGTGATTGACAACTGGTGGGGTGGTGTTTGTCATTGCATATGGCATCTGGTTCGGGCTCTGGAATAATTTGGAGCTCAGTATTCGAGGAACCGTTAACGGAGGGCAGTGTCCGTGTGTTTCTGGTCTGGTTTCGGTGTTAATCAGGCAGGGTGGTGGCCTTTGTCTTTTGTTCGGAGATGTGTGGCCGCAGAAGGCTCGGAGGCTCAGGAGTCCTGGCTGGGACGTGTGTTGAGCTCAGACTTCGGCTACTGGAACAGACTTGCTGAACGTTAACATTTCCCCGAAAGTTTCAGGTGCAAATCCCTCCTTCACGACTAATTTTCTGATTCCTTATGGCTCCCCACATCATCTCATCCTTTTGAACCCGCAGGAAGGAAAGTTTTGGGGAAGATGAACGATTCAGCATGTTTACAATTCATAAGCTTTTAATTTAagattctgtttttatctttcctCCTGCAAGTTTACTGCGTATTTTCTTTCAGGTTCTATATGTGAGTATAAAAGGCTGCTGTTTTCCcagcatttatatttttgaaatttatatttatagcttatattccttctgtctctcttcttttttcgGTGTGCTCATTGTTTCTCATATTGAAGTGTGTGTATAAACAGGGTATATAAAGACTTTTAATAAGGTATGAGGGTaaaagagtttaaagaaaaaatctgttCCTCACCATCCATATGGCCTCATTTCCATAATTGTTCTAAAAATTACCTGCCCCTGAGGCACAGTGCTCTGCGATTCTCCTTTCCCACTTTCCCTTTCACATTCAGGCTACTTTCACTCGTTTGAAGTCTGATGTTTCATTAGCCTGATGTATGACCCTCTGGGGAAcgaaataaagagacagaaatactGCAGACCACATGTTCAAGTGAGTGCACAGCGAGAGAGAATGTAACCCTGCAAGTAATTTTGCTCTTCAGCCCACAGGTCCTGGCAGGAGacaagaaatgaatgaagaaagaggaggatccAGGACCTTGATATTGTCATTTCTGGGCACACTTTTCACTGGTGACTCAAATTTCTAACTAGAAATTTACAGTGTGTGCAGAAGAGACAGAGCATCTCAGTTGCTGGCCATTCCCCAAAACAGAAGACAATGGTCAGTGCCCAGGTgacttttgtcttgttttattcatttctttattccctAATGGATTTGTAGAGGCTTGTGAAAAATCGGTTCATATACAGAGAGAAATAAGCTTTGATTCTAACTTCCGCATCATGCCAAAGAAGGGTCAAGAATATAGTGCTCATATGCTTTCTAGCAAATGACTAATGTTGGAACACAATGTGTGCCTGAAGGATCCTCTGGGTTATGTTAGCTGTCAGCTTGTGTCTAGTATCTTTGACAGCTAACACAACAAGAGAATCATGCAAAGTTATATGATATGCAATGACTGTGAGGAGGAAGCAGACAGGTTCATCGGACAATGTCAGGATTTCATGGCACTTGGGTCTtgtcagtaattttattttcttcctagagGTGATGGGGTAGACAGTGTTTTGAACAGCAGCCTAATGAAGGCAGAAGCTGATTTCCTAGTGCTACTTTTTATAGGGTTTCTCAGAGACCCCTCTGGGGATGGACCAACAAACTCAGTGGACACGGTTTTTCAGGGGACCAATGCAAGGTCACTCAAAGGACTCAGCTTTGTGTCTGTCTGAGTTTAGCCAGGAATAAAACCTAAATGGTCTAGGTAAATGGAAGGTTGCATGGCTTTCAAATGGTCCTTCATGAACAGCTGGCTGAACTGGCATTAATGTATAGATTGGCATTAGACAGTTGCAAGAGATTTTGTCTGGTAAGGGCTTGAGTTATTGGGTTCTGGGGTGTTTGCTTTATAACTTCACACCATCTCAGAAAATGCAGaatcatttctcattttcaaagcCAGTTCTTACCTgctcttttattgcttttattttctgtagttaCACAAATTACTCctggatacattttaaagaaaaaatttccgATGATAGAGTGCACATGGGCAAAAAGTAAATTCCTTCTTCATGACGTTCTTCCTCATCCGCTCATACTGCTTTAACAAATGTTTGGTAGTGTGTCCTTGCTGTCACTGaacctgtgtgtgcatgtgtatatgagTTTATAAATGTCTTTGGATTTATGTACACATCTGTGTACGTGTACACATCTGTGTACGTAAACACATCTATTAGGACATCTTCTGTATCAATGGAATCGTATTCCAAAGATCATAACCTGTTGGCCTAAAATGGTATAATTTAAGCATCTAAAAGAATAATGCCTGTAATTGTTTGATGAATGGTAACTAAATAGAATTCCATTTATCTATAGGCATAGTCAAAAAAATGCGTTAAACTATGTAAAGCATTTAGGTGAGTGCCTGCTACATAGTAAGTGATGTGTGGGATCCTCCATGCCTTAAATCTTTGCCAGTACTTAATAACAGGATATTATCAAACTGCATAATTTTAAACAATCTGAATGGTCCAATATTCTTTtgccttattttccattttcctcatcgTGGGTGAGGTTGAAATCCTTCTTGTAGATTTGTTGGCCAgctagatttttttctcatgcaAAATGCCTGTTCTtatcatttttacattaaaaaaactaattttttaatgattaatagGAGTTGTTTATATCTACTATATTTgatcctttcttttatttatataaaatattttcccctcGTTACTTTTCTCTTAGGTTTGTCCATATCTTTTTCAATGCAGATGCTTTAATTTTTCCTCTcataaaatctatttattttttatggtttttggcTTGTGACATGAATATACTTCACATTTGCCTGTATTGCTTTTATAGATTCTTTGTTTTATGGTTAGGACTTgaaataggaaaagatatttttgagCATGAAATTAGATAGGAacctaagtttttctttttccaaaggatCTACATCTCACATGAAATAATTCAGAAGGTGATAAAATCACTGGTGTTAAGAATTTGCAGCCTCTGCTACGTCTGCTCTCTTCTTTATGTAGTAATCTGTACAGGAACATGGGGAGAGGTTGTCTCATAACTTTTTCCCTGATCTGGTGGTTCAGTTACAAGCAGGTCTCAATTCATTCCATGGTGTCATTCGGGCCACAAGATCAGGACATTGAAGATATTCCACACTTCTGACCTGTTTTTATTCACAGCATCTCTGACACTAAATGTGTGGGTATTTTCCTCATACCTACCAATCCTCAACTCTCCGGACACCAACTGGCTGTCCTACAACTCAACTCAATTCTGTCCTGCTATTCAACTCAATAACTACCAGGAGGCAGCAGAGACTCTACAGGTTAAGGACTTGGTCCACAAGACGATCCCCATTCTTGGTGCACTCGAAAGTCCCAAGTTGTCACCTGTACTTTTTATGACCAGCTCTAAATTTGGAGCTTCCTGCAACCCACTTCTCTGGTTTGGTAATTTGCCAGATGACTCACATTCTCACAGCACTCAGGAAAGCGATTTACTTccatttactggtttattatgaaGGCTACAACTCAGCAATAGCCAGATGGGAGAGATGAATAGGGCACGatatgggggagggggtgcagaaGTTCTCTCAAGAAACACCACCCTGCCAGCACCTCAGTTGTGTTCACCAAACCGGAAGTTTCCCAGACCTGTTGTTTAAGAGTTTTGATGGTGGTTTTACTATGTAGATTGAGTAAATCACTGGCCCTTGGGGATTGAACTCAACCTCcagtccctcttccctccctggaggttggggTCTTTCTGgccaccagcccccatcctgaagctccCTAGGGGCCCCCAGCCACCAGTCCTCTCATTAGCTCACAGAAGACTCTC encodes:
- the LOC103554210 gene encoding zinc finger protein 613-like; the protein is MLNRTTLLEESLMLEDVAVEFTWEEWQLLAPAQKDLYQDVMLENYSNLVSVGYQASKPDALSKLEQGEEPWIVEDEIHSQTCPEVENVDDHLWGHLHNQRCLKRMEQCYEHKACENIVHPDQHHFPLRPNHGKTLKSNLSLVNENTSCEIKKRVECNGDRKSFLLTKHEQIHTKIA